In Cyprinus carpio isolate SPL01 chromosome A1, ASM1834038v1, whole genome shotgun sequence, the following proteins share a genomic window:
- the LOC122147020 gene encoding GTPase IMAP family member 9-like: protein MGVNGCRQLFGSVPSELRIVLVGKTGSGKSSAGNTILGREYFIKAVSPGSVIETCERGEAQNGERLISFIDTPGLFFDTRMSEGKMKGEIERSVYMSAPGPHAFLLVIRLDTRFTDEEKNTERWIRKNIGEDALCHTIILFTHADDLSGKTLDEYIRERSFLQSLVHGCGGRFHSFNNQDRDDHNQVSELLGEDRKHCREKPVGVLHK, encoded by the exons ATGGGAGTCAACGGctgccgtcaactgtttg GATCGGTTCCATCTGAACTCAGGATTGTGCTGGTGGGTAAAACCGGATCAGGAAAGAGTTCAGCGGGAAACACCATCCTGGGCAGGGAGTATTTTATCAAGGCTGTTTCACCAGGATCAGTTATTGAGACCTGTGAGAGAGGAGAAGCACAGAATGGTGAGCGGCTCATCTCATTCATCGACACTCCAGGCCTGTTTTTTGATACACGAATGTCAGAAGGGAAAATGAAGGGTGAGATAGAGAGGTCTGTCTACATGTCTGCTCCTGGTCCTCATGCGTTTCTGCTGGTCATCAGACTGGACACCAGATTCACAGACGAGGAGAAAAACACGGAGAGATGGATTCGTAAGAACATTGGAGAAGATGCTTTATGTCACACCATCATTCTGTTCACTCACGCTGATGATCTGAGTGGGAAAACATTAGATGAGTATATCAGAGAGAGAAGCTTTCTTCAGTCACTGGTTCACGGCTGCGGTGGCAGATTTCACTCATTCAACAATCAGGATAGAGACGATCACAATCAGGTCTCAGAGCTGCTGGGAGAAGATCGAAAACATTGCAGAGAGAAACCTGTGGGAGTACTACACAAatga